The Quercus lobata isolate SW786 chromosome 4, ValleyOak3.0 Primary Assembly, whole genome shotgun sequence genome segment aaataacaaatttcattttgaattcaaaaagaaagttcCTAAAATTAAGATGTTTTCCCTTcacgttcaaaaaagaaattacagttactgcttatctctaaagtttatcatttttatttgtttaaaaataaatatatatatacacatggaCCCAGcacttacatcatttttttacttattagtaaccacttattacattaataatttatgaaaatgTTTGTAGTGCTAGTATTTTCCTCATTTAagtgattataaaaaaaattatagatctaaaatctaaaacaaaatatacaagcccaaaaaaagaaactcaacaacaaaaattatcaatagtaaaactaaaaaagaaaaagaaaaagaaagctcaattagccaattttatttaaaataaacaaccttgtcatttaaaaaattctaaacaaaaataattttgttcttaccgaccaaaaaaaaatctcaatagtTAAGTGGTAGCAGAGTCAAAGGTTGAAACCACTGCACACAATCAACAATAAAGCCGCCCTTCTTAACTCAAAACTTTGGCTCCGTCCTTGCTTTGAGCACACACGTGAGAGCATGCTCAAACGTTGGTATAATATATGAGCATGATATCCTAGAATATAGGAAGGAAAAATATTAGATAAGAATTAAATAGAAACTCCAAATTTCATCTTGATTTGATAAAAACTAAAGAGATTTTTGAATTATCAAGAAAATTTGtccaattaaaaataagtaatttcctagaatatattttcaattgaaaatacttttgagtggaaaatattttatgtccAAATGAACAGAGTTCATTTCCCGTcgtttaccaaaaaataaaaaatgaacaaagttCAAACTTTTTTTCCCATCATGTGAGGCCGAGTAGTAGCATAGCAGCTGTGCAACATGTCTTGAGGAACTCTACACAATCTACGGGTCATGTCCATTTTTCTGTTATCTTACATTATAAATAGCTTAAGAAGTCATCTGCGTCTCATATACTTTTACATGTATAGGTGTTAGATTGTAATTGGCTAGAGTTCTTAAAGCAGTTGTTTTTGTTAGAAGCAATTGTTTGGGCTGGGGTTGGGATGGAACTTGACAAGTTGTCATAATGCTAAATTATCTCATGTTTCACATATATGTATCATTAATACAAATCTTGTTTCATCttttgtattgtattttatGTTTCACTCATCATAATTTATCatgtatttgtttaatttttcttataaaataaaataaaaaagtttaaaatgaaaaaaagaaaataatcaagTACATGATATACCTGGTGGAATATAAAGTGAAATACAATTATGTATCCTCTGTTTGATAGTTTGTGTATCCTACAATTGTGAGACAGGATTACGTATCTTTTGCAATAAAAAATCTGATGGTCATAATAGAAGCTATTCCAAATGGTGCTTCTTGGAACAAATTTGGGTTTAGACTGTTTGGTGATTTTATTCTTATGTTTATGATTATTGTTTGTCTATCATTAGGAAAAAGGAACCTGGTATATGAAAAAGATGTCCACGCCTGATGCTTCAGAGTTTATCATTGACGTTAAAGATGTCAGGCCTGCCAAGCGGCACCCCAAGTGTCGCATCTACAAGGTCCCCAACAAACTTCGCGAGGTAAGGGAAGAAGCCTACACTCCAAAGCTTATTTCAATAGGCCCTGTTCATCACAACAAGAAGGAACAGGACAACAAGGAACAGGACAACAACAAGGAACAGGACACCAAGAAGGAACTGGAGAATATGGAAAGTTTGAAACTAAGATATTTCAAGGAATTCTTTTGCCAGACAACTTGTGAAAGCCAGAAGGAATTTGCAAACATCATtgagaaaagggaaaaggaTATCCGCCATTGTTATGCAGAAGAGATCTCTTTGCCGGAAAAGAAAGATTTCGTGAAAATGATTCTGGTGGATTCTATCTTTATCATTGAGCTCTTCTTGAGGACTGCTGCAAGGCAAGAATATGAAAAGGATGATTATATATTAAGTAAACCATGGCTGGAGGAAGGCATAAAGCATGACTTGATATTACTTGAGAATCAACTTCCATTTTTCATTCTTGACGAGTTACATCATCACATTGAAAGTTCTCCAAGCATTCATAAGTCCTTTATTGAGCTTGCCTGCAATTACTTTTTCCACATTGACAATTGCAAGATCATACCCAAAGAGAAGGAAGTAAAACATTTCACTGATTTGCAAAGATATTTCTACTATTCACCCAAGTTGAAAAGTAGTGACGGTATTATTGCACATTTATATAGTGCAACAAAGCTGGACACGGCAGGATTGAATTTCAAGAAGTGGGAGAAAAAACCATCAGAAGAAGATAGGCGTTTGCTTGACATTCAAATCAAGAAGCCGGATCCCTTGGAAATTTTTCCATGCTTCAATTGCTCATGGCTCTTGCAATGCTTACCTTGCTTGAAATGCTTTTGGTGCTTGAAACGTATGCAAACTAGCTTGGTAATCCCACCCTTTGAGATAAATCATGCAACTGAACACATTTTTCGAAACATCATGGCCTTGGAGCAGTGTCATTATCCAAAAGAAGCTTACATATGCAATTATATCGTGCTATTGGATTTTCTTATAAACACTAGAGACGATGCGGAGTTGCTTGTTGACAAGAAGATTATTGTTCACTCGCTAGGCAGCGATAAAGAAGTTGCCAAAATGGTTAACAAACTTGGAAAAGaaattgtggaaaaaaattcatgttACCTTAAGGACGCTGAAAATCTTAATGAACACTATGAAAACTGGTGGAATAAAAATATCGCATCCTTGAAAACAGTATATTTCCGTGATATTTGGAGAGGCACCGCAACTTTTGTTGGAATTATAGTCCTGCTTGTAACTATCGGCAATTTCCTTAGGCCTTTTGTCTATCACAAATAAGTTTCCTTTACTATGGTACTGTAATATCAGTTGGAAATCTGGCTTTGGTTGtagttgtttttgaaaataactatGATTAAGTTTAGCTTGTGATCTCCTTTCTTTCCTAACAAGTTATACTTTCGACTTTACATATTGAATGTTTCAAAGGTTATTTCAGCACCCATCCATAGTCTGCATTTGGGCTAATAAGTTTTACCCCTCTAGAGGTATACCCTCCAACAATACTACGGACACTTTCCTTGTGGTTACTTCCCCATTTCACTTCGGCACAATACATTTCACTTCAGCACCACATGTATTGTGTACATGAATACAAAATTATCTGTCCAAGTGTTTGTGTTCCAACATATACTTATTACAACTTATCATATATATCGTTTGACTTTTCTAGTAAAATAACTaaagtataaaatgaaaaaaattgaaacacagTAAGTTTTGATTGGTGAAGCACAAAATGTAGAACACAAAAAGTGTTTAAACACATTATTTGTATTCGTGCACGTTATTTAGTGGCAAGCTTCCATGATCCAGCATGTTAAAAAAGTGCCACTTAATGTAAGGCGTGGGTGGGGCATGAACAAAGCCAACAAATAGACCCAAAACCTATGAGCTTGAAATTTCTCCTCTAATTAGTGGGCTTTAGACCCAAATATTTGACTTTATACAAACGAACTAAACGATTCGCTAATTGACCCGTCAAGCTAGATGGTCTGTTCCTAAGCTTGGCTGGATGACCCGCACGGACGCACCCAAACTCGGGCTAAATCAGGGCCTGCTCAATGTGCTTAGAGGCATATGGGGACAACTTTAAGagaggcatttttttttaatatttaaatataaattaaatcatatttatttaattatatatatattttttgaatctatttttcttgatttttgagaTATAAAATTACCAATTAAGTCTTTGCATTCaaattttgctaatattttattttcaatttaatatTGCTAatccaattaatttttcttgtaaCATAGTTGaactaaaatagaattttatcaactttaatttttaattttttttttttttagacgcAATTGTAACATGTattattagaaatattttttaattggttttttatatcaaaagagTCAATTTCATACCAGATACCTTTTAATTTTGCTAAGAAAAGTAGGGAACGATATATTTTATCACTCATCAATACAAATATACCAttttgaaattgaatattcaaatagcgtgtaaaacacctataaacgtttagacccccaaattacaaattatcaattcaagcttattatcaaactatatatgtgcagaatatgaaaataagctaaaatagaatcgataaaacaatctaaaccataattaatcacaaccacaacagtaattaaaaggagaaaattaagggaagagagatgcaaacacaaagacaacacaacgatgtgttatcgaagaggaaaccgaagtccttaGCGTAAAACCttttcgccgccctccaagcagtcaataatccactagagaatgaagttaggatacatgaacaacagaagaccctccaagctgaatctacccagtgtacctaagccctccaagcttcttgctccaacgaggttacgccgaacctttgtcttctctagctaaCCGGATTCtactatagcccatagcatcaaccaatatcaatttgtcccttcctaactacttcccaagcaccaaataaccttctcacagatatggctataatgagaaaaggatttggctaagtgtacctctcaaggatgtaacaatagagagggtgagagtagaggaatttggagagtCAAggtgtaaagattgtggatgagtcaatcttgttttcctctagggtttctctctcaaaattctctttggaagctctctacaatacatgggtataaggggtatttatactggtttgtgtttggaatgcgaaagGTCAAGTTTGTAACAAATAGGGTGGTCTAGCGGCTTGGCCTCGTGACCTGACTGAGTCGTGAGTCTGAGCTGCGAGCTAATTGCCTGGCTAGAACagaagttttgtcctgtagtgcttcaattggcgtgactcttcagcttccctGCATGCCTCACACGTGTGCCTTCTTTGAcgacttgccagtcgcgagatccaatcaCGAGGCCCTGCTGAGTGCACACTTTtaagcttttcttcacactctttcacacactacccttacatgaatcccacctaaatataggatTTCTAAATgttaaattacaagcaaattggcatggaataaagccaacaaaatggttgattaaattcaaccttacaatctctccctttggctattccgtgacgaaacctaaaacaaactctagacttaacatgtgggttgggaatagttgaacaaaactcactcacacctaactctagaatctgtgtaGCTCTTGAACCATAAGTACAAGTATCTCctaaaaaacaacaacacaatatgatcattgtatgcaaaaaacttgtaatgcatatagagcaagcacaatgcgatcaagcaaaatggaattaagcaataaaccatggctagaccaaaacaaaacaatcactataaatagtgactaCAATGCTCATTTACATAgggaatgaacatccggacatgcaagctaataagctcaatgcaaagtatcatttgcttgtccaacactcaaccaatgcaacaATGCAAGGAAATTGCattaaggatataaaatccaacaaagggcacaagagtgatgtacttaaagaaaatgcataacatttaacaataaGTACTTGGCTACAaagcatgggtacaaaacaaaatactaaatattatttgaaatatataaatcaaaGTACCAAAAGCTTTAAACAACAAGTACAATATAAGCATCTGTGAGATTAAACCAGTATAGAAACTATAAACAAATAACTTTAAACTAGACAAGCCAATCATAGGTTAGTCTATCCAAAAGAGTATGTGAATATATGTCATCTTCCTCCTCTTGAGCAAACAACTCCCCCTGTCACTATACACATTTCCTTTCTTATGTTGCTCTCCCCCTTACGatatgctctccccctttttggcacaaATAGCTAAAGGATGTCCTCTAGTTTTTACTGAATGGCATCTAGCTGTGTCTCAATGGCCGTGAGACGCATTTGGACTTGattgttggtggagtagagaaCCTTTTCAAATCCGGCAATATGCATATGCAGATTCTCAAACAAGACACCCAACCTGTCATCTTGATGGCTAGATTGTTCCTATTGAATGCTAGTCGTCTGTAGTTTAGGAGGAATGGGAGAAGCAATCTTGGTATGCATAGGTGTAGCTAAGCCATGACCAGATGGAGTGGCATGAGGGAAAAATTCACTCTTAGGTgctttagaggagtgacttttACTTGCTTGAAGAGATATCATGGATAATGGTCAAAGACGTGGCAGTATTTTGCCATCTGTTGGGGGACAAACACCTTTAAGAACCATGATCTTCATGAGAAGACTACAAAAAGGAATACATGTTTGGGCTGCCGTTCGAGCTGCTGTTTTCCCAATGGTCTGAAAAATGTGAGCACAAATATCAATCGAAACTCTGATGATGAGATCACATAGGAATTGCACTCTTCCAAGCTTAATGAATGCAGTGTTCGAGAGTGGATAAAGGTTGGAGAACATGATTAATTTGAGAGTTGTCAGTTCAGGTGCAAACTTTGCAGTGCCTATGGATGTGCCTTTGCTTGAAACCTCATGATCAAGCCCAAAAACTTGAAGAATGTCTTGTACTTGAGGCTTTCTATCATCATACGGAGTGAGGTCTACATTTGCCAATCTAGAGATGCAAAGAACCTTTGCAATGTAGTCTGGATTGATGGAGAACTCTTTTCCTCATACCCAACACTTTAGCTCAACTTCAGTATATCTAGAATTTGAATAGAATTCCTTTACCAATTCATCTATCGGGTCCTCGAAGTTCCTGAACAAACTAGCCTAATCTTTTGCTTCAAAAATCCTAGGGATAAACGTTGTTCTTAAGGTATCAAATTTGACCACTCGTTCCACAACAGTAGGAGCATCTTCAAAGATGCTTGAGAAGGTCTGTGAATCAAGAGGAGTTCTGAATATCTCACTGTTTGAGGCTTGAGACGAACGTCGAGTCCGTTTTGAAACAGGGTATGATAGAACCTCAATTACAGGCTCTCTTCCTCGAGAGGAATGATGAGACATCTACAAAATTACATACACACAGTAGAGAACCAAATGCAAAACCACAAGACACAAACATAAAACTGATTAGATCCAAGTTAGTCTATGAAAACAACACACATTGTCGTTTAGAAAGACATATCACTCAAATATGGTAAATGTACCAAGTATGCAGCATTTAAGCATCAGCACACATGTGTGTGTGGTGTGTAAATTTGATGAGTGTGCACACACAACAAAGCATAATGAAATTTATGAACACCATAGAATCACAAGTAACTGTCACTACGACAATCTGCTAGGAGCATAATCTGGACAACACAGTACAGGCATGATACATACTACTCAAAAATGAGacacatacacaaaaacatGTATATCAAGCATCAAATTCTTAATGCCAACAAAACCCATTCACACAAACTCACAAAAATAAACTCAACCCATAACCGAATCATCATATATACCAAAACTCAACAACAACTCAAAAATCCAAGAAATTAAGGCAATAAACATGAAATACttagagaaaataagaaaacccataccttttcttgaagattgaagTTGAGAAGATGATGAAAATGGTGGATTTGTGAGTGAAACACGGTGAGTTTGTGAgagagatgaatgaagaagacaATGAACCGTAaaaaatgttcgagggaaaactgaaaagtttaaaaaaactGTCCTTAAAGcgcaaaacacgcgtttttcgtgACTGAACCAAGTCATGAACAAGTTGCCAAGTCAAGCCGCCAAACACCTtagacaaaattttttaaaaaattttctaagtgtttttcgcgactggaaggtacACCAGTGAGGAAGTCACGAAAGGAGCTGCGAAAACTTCTGTATAACCTCGCGACTAGagcttccactcgcgaacaagttgCCAAACCGAGTCACAAGAACtttaaaaaccctaaattttgaaaaaatttctaagtctttttcgcGACTGGGACGTTGACCCGCCAGTGAGTCGTGAAAAACTTCTATGTAAGTTCGCGACTGGGGGCATGCAACTGGATTGACCCATGACCAAGTCGGCAGAACAGggcaacactgtttttgaaatttttgatatttttacaaaaacaaaagactttccaaaaacaattaaaagtgacccatctcaattatagaaatatgcatatatgacctcccacataaacttgataacatagtattgaagcttttcatttggctccattcacatcataacatttgatctttttgaatcaattCATCTTATTTTGAGATTGATGtctgaaattttaaatatttcaatttgatgagtacgcctttggctttttgggcatcatacattttcataaaagtcgcttttcctttttcatagtcaaatactagtatgtgcgatgaattttgcaactcattatcttttttcatttggagatttacatttgttgagctcttaaataaaaaaataaaataaaataacaagtgggaagatatataggcacaagtctatgcatgtctcaagatcaacaaaactgttgactaatcattcatgacaagtttgaagatctatttacaagaatgacaaagatgtcaagatttctcccacaatgatatgaaTGCATAGGGAACAGGCTATGCTTGTAAATGCACAAAGCTAtaagtacaaaggtacaaggcaaaacatgcTTATGACAATACACAAtaatgtcgatcaaactttttggattttctactttttatgtgtttttggattttttttttttttgacacaaaagcaagaaaagattgatcaaaaacaataatgtaaaaacatttaaaaacaaatggaaacaaacaaacacaaatattCAAAACAAGCTAGCATCACAACAAAAAGCACACAACCAAGCAGAATCACAAAACATAGGAAGCATTAATGCAtagacatgttgtaatgcttatgcataaGTAACATTCTTCACCCACACATCAcatgcgtttggggtgatatccctataggattgggtacaaGTGTTgtggctttcaaaccttctactgaagcttgccaaacaggtggtgaatgcatcaatcatcATCATCGCATCCATTACTCCAGAATCACCATCTCGACCTCTTGATTGTTCAACAGCCCAAttccttttgtcatttcttggtcctcttgacctttAAGCACCTGAATTCTTCAATGCTTGCAACTTATGACAATTGGGTCTGGTGTGACCTTGAATTCCATAATGATGGCAGAAGTGTTGAGTTCTCGGGCCCCTATGTGACTTTGGGAGTGATTTCCCTTTACCCTTAGGTTTGACCACTGATTGTTTAGGATGCTTAGTCAAAAACTGTTGGTCAgtcacattcttcttcttctccggCTTCACTTTCTCAGCATTCGTGGTAGCCACTATCGGTTCTTTGGCTTCATATCCTTGGACACTTTGACACTTGAACTACTCTCACTGGTGTATCCCAATCCGCTTTTATCGAAGAAAGGCTTTTGATGAGCAAGtacttcatcaagcttcttggagGAGACTCGGTCTACTTTAGCATTGgcttgaaccacctcaagctcaaggaatttgatttttgagtaagCTTCGGTTAACTCTCTGTTCAGCGTCTCCATTTCACATTTGGTCTCCTTGTATCACACTAGAAGACTTCTATAATCTTCCACTGCcctcttcatctttttaatggTTACATTGGCCACTTTTACATATTTACCGATCTTCTCAAGGAGGGAATTATTGGTCTCTTGCAGTCCCACTGTTCCGtcatcttcctcatcatcaGATTCTTCCACTATCCCAATTGACTCCAATTCAGTGTGCTCACCAAGCTCTTCCTCTAGCACACTAAAATCATTCGAAGATTCTACATGAGCAATGGTCATGAAAGCAGAGAAATTTCCCTTTCCATCACAGCTTTCATCTGAGTTTGAACAAGAAGAATTTGAATCACTAAGAGTagtggcatacaccttgccctTCACTTTCAAATAATTGGGACACTCTTTCTTGAAATGTCCATGTACGTTGCTTTCAAAACACATGATTCCTTGAGAGGATTGAGAGTCCTTTCCATCTTTCCTCTTGAaatcctttttctcctttccaaaatttgggaattttccAATCTTAGCAAACTTTCCATTTTTcttgaacttcaagaactttcGGAAATTCTTCACAAGATATGTCACATCTTTATCAACAACATCCTCATCCGATGAGTCATGAGCTTCTACCCTCTCATTGATCGTCTTAAGAGCAAGGgatttgctctttctttgtGAAGGTAGAGATGGCTCATATGTTTGAAGTGAGCCAATCAGTTCTTgaactttgatgtcatcaagatCTTTattctcttcaattgctgtaaCTTTTGCATGGAAGCTCTCTGGCAATGATAGAAGGATTTTCCTTACTATCTTTGAGTCTTCAGTTTTCTCAACCAAATTAAACTTGCCAATaaccacctcattcagcttgccaTAGAATGAGTCAAATAATTCGTCCTCACTCATTTTCAGCTCTTCAAATCAAGTGGTTAGCATTTGCAATTTAGAGTCCTTCACTTTCTTCATGCCTTCATACATGGTCTCCAATATTTTCCATGCCTCCTTGGCAATTGTGATGTGAGATTTACTGTGAAACTCATCTAGAgatacaccacaaaaaatagcgTTTAGTGCTTTGCTATTTCCATTTGCTGCCACAAGAGCCGCCTTATCCCAAGCGGATTTAGCGACCTCCGACCTAGTCCATCCTACATCTACTGCATCCTAAATAGTTTCATCAATTGAACACAAGAATGCCCTCATTCGGAATTTCCAAAATGCGTAGTTGCTTCCATCAAAATAAGGTGGagcatttaaagattgagaccggtccatctcAAACGGAGCCAAGGATTGCACTAAGGTAATTATATCATAGCAAGTGCAGCTgttctaataccaattgaatgttcaaatagcgtgtaaaacacctatgaacatttaaacccccaaattacaaattaccaattcaagcttattatcaaataatg includes the following:
- the LOC115987329 gene encoding UPF0481 protein At3g47200-like is translated as MKKMSTPDASEFIIDVKDVRPAKRHPKCRIYKVPNKLREVREEAYTPKLISIGPVHHNKKEQDNKEQDNNKEQDTKKELENMESLKLRYFKEFFCQTTCESQKEFANIIEKREKDIRHCYAEEISLPEKKDFVKMILVDSIFIIELFLRTAARQEYEKDDYILSKPWLEEGIKHDLILLENQLPFFILDELHHHIESSPSIHKSFIELACNYFFHIDNCKIIPKEKEVKHFTDLQRYFYYSPKLKSSDGIIAHLYSATKLDTAGLNFKKWEKKPSEEDRRLLDIQIKKPDPLEIFPCFNCSWLLQCLPCLKCFWCLKRMQTSLVIPPFEINHATEHIFRNIMALEQCHYPKEAYICNYIVLLDFLINTRDDAELLVDKKIIVHSLGSDKEVAKMVNKLGKEIVEKNSCYLKDAENLNEHYENWWNKNIASLKTVYFRDIWRGTATFVGIIVLLVTIGNFLRPFVYHK